One genomic segment of Cellulophaga sp. HaHaR_3_176 includes these proteins:
- a CDS encoding NAD(P)H-dependent oxidoreductase, protein MEEGSVSKLQWRYAVKKFDSQKILSEAKLNILKEAFNLTATSYGLQPLKLLVIGNKELQESLVKSSYGQRQVADASHLLVICTETEINEQFITSYFKLVKKIRNTEDAILNPFKEFLISDFSAKNKEEIENWATKQAYLALGNLLTVCALEGIDSCPMEGFIPNAFDEVLDLKSKNLKSVLLLPVGYRADDDIFAGFAKVRKSLNNTIIDM, encoded by the coding sequence ATGGAAGAAGGTAGTGTTAGTAAGTTACAATGGCGTTATGCAGTTAAAAAATTTGACAGTCAAAAAATACTATCTGAAGCTAAACTAAACATATTAAAAGAGGCTTTTAACCTTACAGCTACATCATATGGTTTACAACCATTAAAATTGCTAGTGATAGGGAATAAGGAATTACAAGAATCTTTAGTAAAAAGCTCTTATGGACAAAGACAAGTAGCTGATGCATCGCATTTATTAGTTATTTGTACAGAAACTGAAATTAACGAACAGTTTATTACCTCATATTTTAAACTTGTAAAAAAAATACGAAATACTGAAGATGCTATTTTAAATCCTTTTAAAGAATTTCTTATATCTGATTTTTCTGCTAAAAATAAAGAGGAGATTGAAAATTGGGCAACAAAACAAGCTTATTTAGCACTTGGTAATTTATTAACAGTTTGTGCTTTAGAAGGTATTGATTCTTGTCCTATGGAAGGCTTTATACCCAATGCTTTTGATGAAGTACTTGATTTAAAAAGTAAAAATTTAAAATCTGTTTTATTACTTCCAGTAGGGTACAGGGCAGATGATGATATTTTTGCAGGTTTTGCTAAAGTTCGTAAAAGCTTAAACAATACAATTATTGATATGTAA